From the genome of Globicephala melas chromosome 11, mGloMel1.2, whole genome shotgun sequence, one region includes:
- the MSH5 gene encoding mutS protein homolog 5 isoform X16 yields the protein MASVGATPGRTPQGPGPREASASFPSPAPVPEPREAEEEDEEEPAEIHLCVLWSSGYLGIAYYDTSDSTIYFMPDAPDHESLQLLQRVLDEIDPQSVVTSAKQDENMTRFLGKLASQEHREPKRPEIILLPSVDFGLEISKQRLLSGNYSFIPDSMTATEKILFLSSIIPFDCLLTVRALGGLLKFLGRRRIGVELEDYNVSIPILGFKKFALTHLVSIDQDTYSVLQIFKSEPHPSVYKVASGLKEGLSLFGILNRCRCKWGEKLLSLSRRRAQAPDAQAQWPRPMGPAAPRHVGSSRTGAQTRVPCMAGGLPTTAPPGKPRLWFTRPTQDLEELNSRLDVIQFFLLPQNLDMAQMLHRLLGHIKNVPLILKRMKLSHTKVSDWQVLYKTVYSALGLRDACRSLPQSIQLFRDIAQEFSDDLHHIASLIGKVVDFEGSLAENRFTVLPNIDPEIDEKKRRLTGLPSFLTEVARKELENLDPRIPSCSVIYIPLVRAGGLASFFAFPACLPWWRPVTSRLRVWTSCSSQRRSFTIVVLEPRSWMHCWGTCTATSGVRRSEWLERSGQHGDDSDRLLSFLPLLSLSLSLFLSLTLSFLNVSGYFRWYLQACFWVPLLASLSLLHFPLELTPSSLPYLPPDQETLLMYQLQCQVLARAAVLTQVLDLASRLDVLLALASAARDYGYSRPRYSPRLLGVRIQNGRHPLMELCARTFVPNSAECGGYKGRVKVITGPNSSGKSIYLKQFSLTFTSATRGTGPCLLPYSGGESSEQCHRAVAGPY from the exons ATGGCCTCCGTAGGAGCGACCCCAGGCAGGACGCCGCAGGGACCGGGACCCAGGGAGGCCTCGGCCAGCTTCCCCAGCCCGGCCCCAGTGCCGGAGCCCCGGGAGgccgaggaggaggacgaggaggagccCGCGGAG ATTCATCTGTGTGTGCTGTGGAGCTCAGGGTACCTGGGCATTGCCTACTATGACACTAGTGACTCCACCATCTACTTTATGCCAGATGCCCCAGACCACGAGAGCCTCCAGCTGCTCCAGAGAG TTCTGGATGAAATCGATCCCCAGTCTGTTGTCACGAGCGCCAAACAGGATGAGAATATGACTCGGTTTCTGGGGAAGCTTG CCTCCCAAGAGCACagagagcctaagagacctgAAATCATACTTTTGCCAagtgtggattttg GCCTGGAGATAAGCAAACAGCGCCTCCTTTCTGGAAACTACTCCTTCATACCAGACTCCATGACCGCCACTGAGAaaatcctcttcctctcctccatcaTCCCCTTTGACTGCCTCCTCACG GTTCGAGCACTTGGAGGGCTGCTGAAGTTCTTGGGTCGAAGAAGAATCGGGGTTGAACTGGAAGACTATAACGTCAGCATCCCCATCCTAGGCTTTAAGAAATTTGCGTT GACACATCTGGTGAGCATAGATCAAGACACTTACAG TGTTCTGCAGATATTTAAGAGTGAGCCTCACCCCTCAGTGTACAAAGTGGCCAGTGGACTCAAGGAGGGGCTCAGCCTCTTTG GAATCCTCAACAGATGCCGCTGTAAGTGGGGAGAGAAACTGCTCAG cctctcccgccgcagagcacaggctccagatgcgcaggcccagtggccacggcccatgggcccagccgctccgcggcacgtgggatcctcccggaccggggcacaaacccgtgtcccctgcatggcaggcggactcccaaccactgcgccaccagggaagccccg GCTATGGTTCACACGTCCAACCCAGGACCTGGAGGAACTAAATTCCCGTCTGGATGTCATTCAGTTTTTCCTGTTACCCCAGAATCTGGACATGGCTCAGATGCTGCATCGATTGCTGGGTCACATCAAGAACGTGCCT CTGATTCTTAAACGCATGAAGTTGTCCCACACCAAGGTCAGTGACTGGCAGGTTCTCTACAAG ACAGTGTACAGTGCCCTGGGCCTGAGGGATGCTTGCCGCTCCCTGCCCCAGTCCATTCAGCTCTTTCGGGACATTGCCCAAGAGTTCTCTGATGACCTACACCACATTGCCAGCCTCATTGGGAAAGTG GTGGACTTTGAGGGCAGTCTTGCTGAAAATCGCTTCACAGTCCTCCCCAACATAGATCCTGAAATTGATGAGA AAAAACGAAGGCTGACAGGACTTCCCAGTTTCCTCACTGAGGTGGCTCGGAAGGAGCTGGAGAATCTGGACCCCCGTATTCCTTCATGCAGTGTCATCTACATCCCTCTGGTGAGGGCAGGAGG ATTGGCTTCCTTCTTTGCATTCCCCGCCTGCCTTCCATGGTGGAGACCAGTGACTTCGAGATTGAGGGTCTGGACTTCATG TTCCTCTCAGAGGAGAAGCTTCACTATCGTAGTGCTCGAACCAAGGAGCTGGATGCATTGCTGGGGGACCTGCACTGCGACATCCGGGGTGAGGAGAAGCGAGTGGCTGGAGCGGAGCGGGCAGCATGGAGATGATTCTGATAGGCTCCTTTCCTTCCTGCcattgctctctctttctctctctctctttctctctctgactctgtctTTTCTGAATGTCTCTGGGTATTTCAGATGGTATCTGCAAGCCTGTTTCTGGGTCCCTCTGCTGGCCTCTTTGTCTCTCCTTCACTTTCCCCTGGAGCTgacccccagctccctcccttaCCTGCCCCCAGACCAGGAAACCCTGCTGATGTACCAGCTGCAGTGTCAGGTGCTGGCACGGGCAGCTGTCTTGACCCAGGTGTTGGACCTCGCCTCCCGCCTGGACGTCCTCTTGGCTCTTGCCAGTGCCGCCCGGGACTATGGCTACTCAAGGCCCCGTTACTCCCCACGGCTCCTTGGGGTACGAATCCAGAATGGCAG GCATCCTCTGATGGAGCTCTGTGCCCGAACCTTCGTGCCCAACTCCGCAGAATGCGGGGGGTACAAAGGGAGGGTCAAAGTCATCACTGGACCCAACTCCTCAGGGAAGAGCATATACCTCAAACAG TTTAGCCTCACCTTCACCTCAGCCACACGAGGCACCGGGCCCTGTCTCCTCCCCTATTCAG GTGGCGAAAGCAGTGAACAATGCCACCGAGCGGTCGCTGGTCCTTATTGA
- the MSH5 gene encoding mutS protein homolog 5 isoform X15 — MASVGATPGRTPQGPGPREASASFPSPAPVPEPREAEEEDEEEPAEIHLCVLWSSGYLGIAYYDTSDSTIYFMPDAPDHESLQLLQRVLDEIDPQSVVTSAKQDENMTRFLGKLASQEHREPKRPEIILLPSVDFGLEISKQRLLSGNYSFIPDSMTATEKILFLSSIIPFDCLLTVRALGGLLKFLGRRRIGVELEDYNVSIPILGFKKFALTHLVSIDQDTYSVLQIFKSEPHPSVYKVASGLKEGLSLFGILNRCRCKWGEKLLSLSRRRAQAPDAQAQWPRPMGPAAPRHVGSSRTGAQTRVPCMAGGLPTTAPPGKPRLWFTRPTQDLEELNSRLDVIQFFLLPQNLDMAQMLHRLLGHIKNVPLILKRMKLSHTKVSDWQVLYKTVYSALGLRDACRSLPQSIQLFRDIAQEFSDDLHHIASLIGKVVDFEGSLAENRFTVLPNIDPEIDEKKRRLTGLPSFLTEVARKELENLDPRIPSCSVIYIPLVRAGGLASFFAFPACLPWWRPVTSRLRVWTSCSSQRRSFTIVVLEPRSWMHCWGTCTATSGVRRSEWLERSGQHGDDSDRLLSFLPLLSLSLSLFLSLTLSFLNVSGYFRWYLQACFWVPLLASLSLLHFPLELTPSSLPYLPPDQETLLMYQLQCQVLARAAVLTQVLDLASRLDVLLALASAARDYGYSRPRYSPRLLGVRIQNGRHPLMELCARTFVPNSAECGGYKGRVKVITGPNSSGKSIYLKQFSLTFTSATRGTGPCLLPYSAGGESSEQCHRAVAGPY, encoded by the exons ATGGCCTCCGTAGGAGCGACCCCAGGCAGGACGCCGCAGGGACCGGGACCCAGGGAGGCCTCGGCCAGCTTCCCCAGCCCGGCCCCAGTGCCGGAGCCCCGGGAGgccgaggaggaggacgaggaggagccCGCGGAG ATTCATCTGTGTGTGCTGTGGAGCTCAGGGTACCTGGGCATTGCCTACTATGACACTAGTGACTCCACCATCTACTTTATGCCAGATGCCCCAGACCACGAGAGCCTCCAGCTGCTCCAGAGAG TTCTGGATGAAATCGATCCCCAGTCTGTTGTCACGAGCGCCAAACAGGATGAGAATATGACTCGGTTTCTGGGGAAGCTTG CCTCCCAAGAGCACagagagcctaagagacctgAAATCATACTTTTGCCAagtgtggattttg GCCTGGAGATAAGCAAACAGCGCCTCCTTTCTGGAAACTACTCCTTCATACCAGACTCCATGACCGCCACTGAGAaaatcctcttcctctcctccatcaTCCCCTTTGACTGCCTCCTCACG GTTCGAGCACTTGGAGGGCTGCTGAAGTTCTTGGGTCGAAGAAGAATCGGGGTTGAACTGGAAGACTATAACGTCAGCATCCCCATCCTAGGCTTTAAGAAATTTGCGTT GACACATCTGGTGAGCATAGATCAAGACACTTACAG TGTTCTGCAGATATTTAAGAGTGAGCCTCACCCCTCAGTGTACAAAGTGGCCAGTGGACTCAAGGAGGGGCTCAGCCTCTTTG GAATCCTCAACAGATGCCGCTGTAAGTGGGGAGAGAAACTGCTCAG cctctcccgccgcagagcacaggctccagatgcgcaggcccagtggccacggcccatgggcccagccgctccgcggcacgtgggatcctcccggaccggggcacaaacccgtgtcccctgcatggcaggcggactcccaaccactgcgccaccagggaagccccg GCTATGGTTCACACGTCCAACCCAGGACCTGGAGGAACTAAATTCCCGTCTGGATGTCATTCAGTTTTTCCTGTTACCCCAGAATCTGGACATGGCTCAGATGCTGCATCGATTGCTGGGTCACATCAAGAACGTGCCT CTGATTCTTAAACGCATGAAGTTGTCCCACACCAAGGTCAGTGACTGGCAGGTTCTCTACAAG ACAGTGTACAGTGCCCTGGGCCTGAGGGATGCTTGCCGCTCCCTGCCCCAGTCCATTCAGCTCTTTCGGGACATTGCCCAAGAGTTCTCTGATGACCTACACCACATTGCCAGCCTCATTGGGAAAGTG GTGGACTTTGAGGGCAGTCTTGCTGAAAATCGCTTCACAGTCCTCCCCAACATAGATCCTGAAATTGATGAGA AAAAACGAAGGCTGACAGGACTTCCCAGTTTCCTCACTGAGGTGGCTCGGAAGGAGCTGGAGAATCTGGACCCCCGTATTCCTTCATGCAGTGTCATCTACATCCCTCTGGTGAGGGCAGGAGG ATTGGCTTCCTTCTTTGCATTCCCCGCCTGCCTTCCATGGTGGAGACCAGTGACTTCGAGATTGAGGGTCTGGACTTCATG TTCCTCTCAGAGGAGAAGCTTCACTATCGTAGTGCTCGAACCAAGGAGCTGGATGCATTGCTGGGGGACCTGCACTGCGACATCCGGGGTGAGGAGAAGCGAGTGGCTGGAGCGGAGCGGGCAGCATGGAGATGATTCTGATAGGCTCCTTTCCTTCCTGCcattgctctctctttctctctctctctttctctctctgactctgtctTTTCTGAATGTCTCTGGGTATTTCAGATGGTATCTGCAAGCCTGTTTCTGGGTCCCTCTGCTGGCCTCTTTGTCTCTCCTTCACTTTCCCCTGGAGCTgacccccagctccctcccttaCCTGCCCCCAGACCAGGAAACCCTGCTGATGTACCAGCTGCAGTGTCAGGTGCTGGCACGGGCAGCTGTCTTGACCCAGGTGTTGGACCTCGCCTCCCGCCTGGACGTCCTCTTGGCTCTTGCCAGTGCCGCCCGGGACTATGGCTACTCAAGGCCCCGTTACTCCCCACGGCTCCTTGGGGTACGAATCCAGAATGGCAG GCATCCTCTGATGGAGCTCTGTGCCCGAACCTTCGTGCCCAACTCCGCAGAATGCGGGGGGTACAAAGGGAGGGTCAAAGTCATCACTGGACCCAACTCCTCAGGGAAGAGCATATACCTCAAACAG TTTAGCCTCACCTTCACCTCAGCCACACGAGGCACCGGGCCCTGTCTCCTCCCCTATTCAG CAGGTGGCGAAAGCAGTGAACAATGCCACCGAGCGGTCGCTGGTCCTTATTGA
- the MSH5 gene encoding mutS protein homolog 5 isoform X8: MASVGATPGRTPQGPGPREASASFPSPAPVPEPREAEEEDEEEPAEIHLCVLWSSGYLGIAYYDTSDSTIYFMPDAPDHESLQLLQRVLDEIDPQSVVTSAKQDENMTRFLGKLASQEHREPKRPEIILLPSVDFGLEISKQRLLSGNYSFIPDSMTATEKILFLSSIIPFDCLLTVRALGGLLKFLGRRRIGVELEDYNVSIPILGFKKFALTHLVSIDQDTYRLWFTRPTQDLEELNSRLDVIQFFLLPQNLDMAQMLHRLLGHIKNVPLILKRMKLSHTKVSDWQVLYKTVYSALGLRDACRSLPQSIQLFRDIAQEFSDDLHHIASLIGKVVDFEGSLAENRFTVLPNIDPEIDEKKRRLTGLPSFLTEVARKELENLDPRIPSCSVIYIPLVRAGGLASFFAFPACLPWWRPVTSRLRVWTSCSSQRRSFTIVVLEPRSWMHCWGTCTATSGVRRSEWLERSGQHGDDSDRLLSFLPLLSLSLSLFLSLTLSFLNVSGYFRWYLQACFWVPLLASLSLLHFPLELTPSSLPYLPPDQETLLMYQLQCQVLARAAVLTQVLDLASRLDVLLALASAARDYGYSRPRYSPRLLGVRIQNGRHPLMELCARTFVPNSAECGGYKGRVKVITGPNSSGKSIYLKQVGLITFMALVGSFVPAEEAEIGAVDAIFTRIHSCESISLGLSTFMIDLNQQVAKAVNNATERSLVLIDEFGKGTNTVDGLALLAAVIRHWLALGPTCPHIFVATNFLSLIQLQLLPQGPLVQYLTMETCEDGNDLVFFYQVCEGVANASHASHTAAQAGLPEKLVARGKEVSDLICSGKPIKPVKELLKEKQMENCQMLVDKFLKLDLEDPSLDLDIFMRQEVLPAAATIL, translated from the exons ATGGCCTCCGTAGGAGCGACCCCAGGCAGGACGCCGCAGGGACCGGGACCCAGGGAGGCCTCGGCCAGCTTCCCCAGCCCGGCCCCAGTGCCGGAGCCCCGGGAGgccgaggaggaggacgaggaggagccCGCGGAG ATTCATCTGTGTGTGCTGTGGAGCTCAGGGTACCTGGGCATTGCCTACTATGACACTAGTGACTCCACCATCTACTTTATGCCAGATGCCCCAGACCACGAGAGCCTCCAGCTGCTCCAGAGAG TTCTGGATGAAATCGATCCCCAGTCTGTTGTCACGAGCGCCAAACAGGATGAGAATATGACTCGGTTTCTGGGGAAGCTTG CCTCCCAAGAGCACagagagcctaagagacctgAAATCATACTTTTGCCAagtgtggattttg GCCTGGAGATAAGCAAACAGCGCCTCCTTTCTGGAAACTACTCCTTCATACCAGACTCCATGACCGCCACTGAGAaaatcctcttcctctcctccatcaTCCCCTTTGACTGCCTCCTCACG GTTCGAGCACTTGGAGGGCTGCTGAAGTTCTTGGGTCGAAGAAGAATCGGGGTTGAACTGGAAGACTATAACGTCAGCATCCCCATCCTAGGCTTTAAGAAATTTGCGTT GACACATCTGGTGAGCATAGATCAAGACACTTACAG GCTATGGTTCACACGTCCAACCCAGGACCTGGAGGAACTAAATTCCCGTCTGGATGTCATTCAGTTTTTCCTGTTACCCCAGAATCTGGACATGGCTCAGATGCTGCATCGATTGCTGGGTCACATCAAGAACGTGCCT CTGATTCTTAAACGCATGAAGTTGTCCCACACCAAGGTCAGTGACTGGCAGGTTCTCTACAAG ACAGTGTACAGTGCCCTGGGCCTGAGGGATGCTTGCCGCTCCCTGCCCCAGTCCATTCAGCTCTTTCGGGACATTGCCCAAGAGTTCTCTGATGACCTACACCACATTGCCAGCCTCATTGGGAAAGTG GTGGACTTTGAGGGCAGTCTTGCTGAAAATCGCTTCACAGTCCTCCCCAACATAGATCCTGAAATTGATGAGA AAAAACGAAGGCTGACAGGACTTCCCAGTTTCCTCACTGAGGTGGCTCGGAAGGAGCTGGAGAATCTGGACCCCCGTATTCCTTCATGCAGTGTCATCTACATCCCTCTGGTGAGGGCAGGAGG ATTGGCTTCCTTCTTTGCATTCCCCGCCTGCCTTCCATGGTGGAGACCAGTGACTTCGAGATTGAGGGTCTGGACTTCATG TTCCTCTCAGAGGAGAAGCTTCACTATCGTAGTGCTCGAACCAAGGAGCTGGATGCATTGCTGGGGGACCTGCACTGCGACATCCGGGGTGAGGAGAAGCGAGTGGCTGGAGCGGAGCGGGCAGCATGGAGATGATTCTGATAGGCTCCTTTCCTTCCTGCcattgctctctctttctctctctctctttctctctctgactctgtctTTTCTGAATGTCTCTGGGTATTTCAGATGGTATCTGCAAGCCTGTTTCTGGGTCCCTCTGCTGGCCTCTTTGTCTCTCCTTCACTTTCCCCTGGAGCTgacccccagctccctcccttaCCTGCCCCCAGACCAGGAAACCCTGCTGATGTACCAGCTGCAGTGTCAGGTGCTGGCACGGGCAGCTGTCTTGACCCAGGTGTTGGACCTCGCCTCCCGCCTGGACGTCCTCTTGGCTCTTGCCAGTGCCGCCCGGGACTATGGCTACTCAAGGCCCCGTTACTCCCCACGGCTCCTTGGGGTACGAATCCAGAATGGCAG GCATCCTCTGATGGAGCTCTGTGCCCGAACCTTCGTGCCCAACTCCGCAGAATGCGGGGGGTACAAAGGGAGGGTCAAAGTCATCACTGGACCCAACTCCTCAGGGAAGAGCATATACCTCAAACAG GTAGGCTTGATCACATTCATGGCCCTGGTGGGCAGCTTTGTGCCAGCAGAGGAAGCCGAAATCGGGGCAGTAGATGCCATCTTCACCCGAATCCATAGCTGTGAATCCATCTCCCTTGGCCTCTCTACCTTCATGATCGACCTCAACCAG CAGGTGGCGAAAGCAGTGAACAATGCCACCGAGCGGTCGCTGGTCCTTATTGATGAATTCGGAAAGGGAACCAACACG GTGGATGGTCTCGCGCTTCTAGCGGCCGTGATCCGACACTGGCTGGCGCTTGGGCCCACGTGCCCCCACATCTTCGTGGCCACcaactttctgagcctcattcAGCTACAGCTGCTGCCACAGGGGCCCCTCGTGCAGTATTTG aCCATGGAGACCTGTGAAGATGGGAATGACCTTGTCTTCTTCTATCAGGTTTGCGAAGGTGTTGCCAATGCCAGCCATGCCTCCCACACAGCTGCCCAGGCTGGGCTTCCTGAGAAGCTCGTTGCTCGTGGCAAGGAG GTCTCAGACTTGATCTGCAGTGGAAAGCCCATCAAGCCTGTCAAGGAGCTGCTAAAggagaaacaaatggaaaa TTGCCAGATGTTAGTAGACAAGTTTCTGAAACTGGATTTGGAAGATCCCAGTCTGGACCTGGACATTTTCATGAGACAGGAAGTGCTGCCTGCTGCCGCCACCATCCTCTGA
- the MSH5 gene encoding mutS protein homolog 5 isoform X20, protein MASVGATPGRTPQGPGPREASASFPSPAPVPEPREAEEEDEEEPAEIHLCVLWSSGYLGIAYYDTSDSTIYFMPDAPDHESLQLLQRVLDEIDPQSVVTSAKQDENMTRFLGKLASQEHREPKRPEIILLPSVDFGLEISKQRLLSGNYSFIPDSMTATEKILFLSSIIPFDCLLTVRALGGLLKFLGRRRIGVELEDYNVSIPILGFKKFALTHLVSIDQDTYSVLQIFKSEPHPSVYKVASGLKEGLSLFGILNRCRCKWGEKLLSLSRRRAQAPDAQAQWPRPMGPAAPRHVGSSRTGAQTRVPCMAGGLPTTAPPGKPRLWFTRPTQDLEELNSRLDVIQFFLLPQNLDMAQMLHRLLGHIKNVPLILKRMKLSHTKVSDWQVLYKTVYSALGLRDACRSLPQSIQLFRDIAQEFSDDLHHIASLIGKVVDFEGSLAENRFTVLPNIDPEIDEKKRRLTGLPSFLTEVARKELENLDPRIPSCSVIYIPLIGFLLCIPRLPSMVETSDFEIEGLDFMQVAKAVNNATERSLVLIDEFGKGTNTVDGLALLAAVIRHWLALGPTCPHIFVATNFLSLIQLQLLPQGPLVQYLTMETCEDGNDLVFFYQVCEGVANASHASHTAAQAGLPEKLVARGKEVSDLICSGKPIKPVKELLKEKQMENCQMLVDKFLKLDLEDPSLDLDIFMRQEVLPAAATIL, encoded by the exons ATGGCCTCCGTAGGAGCGACCCCAGGCAGGACGCCGCAGGGACCGGGACCCAGGGAGGCCTCGGCCAGCTTCCCCAGCCCGGCCCCAGTGCCGGAGCCCCGGGAGgccgaggaggaggacgaggaggagccCGCGGAG ATTCATCTGTGTGTGCTGTGGAGCTCAGGGTACCTGGGCATTGCCTACTATGACACTAGTGACTCCACCATCTACTTTATGCCAGATGCCCCAGACCACGAGAGCCTCCAGCTGCTCCAGAGAG TTCTGGATGAAATCGATCCCCAGTCTGTTGTCACGAGCGCCAAACAGGATGAGAATATGACTCGGTTTCTGGGGAAGCTTG CCTCCCAAGAGCACagagagcctaagagacctgAAATCATACTTTTGCCAagtgtggattttg GCCTGGAGATAAGCAAACAGCGCCTCCTTTCTGGAAACTACTCCTTCATACCAGACTCCATGACCGCCACTGAGAaaatcctcttcctctcctccatcaTCCCCTTTGACTGCCTCCTCACG GTTCGAGCACTTGGAGGGCTGCTGAAGTTCTTGGGTCGAAGAAGAATCGGGGTTGAACTGGAAGACTATAACGTCAGCATCCCCATCCTAGGCTTTAAGAAATTTGCGTT GACACATCTGGTGAGCATAGATCAAGACACTTACAG TGTTCTGCAGATATTTAAGAGTGAGCCTCACCCCTCAGTGTACAAAGTGGCCAGTGGACTCAAGGAGGGGCTCAGCCTCTTTG GAATCCTCAACAGATGCCGCTGTAAGTGGGGAGAGAAACTGCTCAG cctctcccgccgcagagcacaggctccagatgcgcaggcccagtggccacggcccatgggcccagccgctccgcggcacgtgggatcctcccggaccggggcacaaacccgtgtcccctgcatggcaggcggactcccaaccactgcgccaccagggaagccccg GCTATGGTTCACACGTCCAACCCAGGACCTGGAGGAACTAAATTCCCGTCTGGATGTCATTCAGTTTTTCCTGTTACCCCAGAATCTGGACATGGCTCAGATGCTGCATCGATTGCTGGGTCACATCAAGAACGTGCCT CTGATTCTTAAACGCATGAAGTTGTCCCACACCAAGGTCAGTGACTGGCAGGTTCTCTACAAG ACAGTGTACAGTGCCCTGGGCCTGAGGGATGCTTGCCGCTCCCTGCCCCAGTCCATTCAGCTCTTTCGGGACATTGCCCAAGAGTTCTCTGATGACCTACACCACATTGCCAGCCTCATTGGGAAAGTG GTGGACTTTGAGGGCAGTCTTGCTGAAAATCGCTTCACAGTCCTCCCCAACATAGATCCTGAAATTGATGAGA AAAAACGAAGGCTGACAGGACTTCCCAGTTTCCTCACTGAGGTGGCTCGGAAGGAGCTGGAGAATCTGGACCCCCGTATTCCTTCATGCAGTGTCATCTACATCCCTCTG ATTGGCTTCCTTCTTTGCATTCCCCGCCTGCCTTCCATGGTGGAGACCAGTGACTTCGAGATTGAGGGTCTGGACTTCATG CAGGTGGCGAAAGCAGTGAACAATGCCACCGAGCGGTCGCTGGTCCTTATTGATGAATTCGGAAAGGGAACCAACACG GTGGATGGTCTCGCGCTTCTAGCGGCCGTGATCCGACACTGGCTGGCGCTTGGGCCCACGTGCCCCCACATCTTCGTGGCCACcaactttctgagcctcattcAGCTACAGCTGCTGCCACAGGGGCCCCTCGTGCAGTATTTG aCCATGGAGACCTGTGAAGATGGGAATGACCTTGTCTTCTTCTATCAGGTTTGCGAAGGTGTTGCCAATGCCAGCCATGCCTCCCACACAGCTGCCCAGGCTGGGCTTCCTGAGAAGCTCGTTGCTCGTGGCAAGGAG GTCTCAGACTTGATCTGCAGTGGAAAGCCCATCAAGCCTGTCAAGGAGCTGCTAAAggagaaacaaatggaaaa TTGCCAGATGTTAGTAGACAAGTTTCTGAAACTGGATTTGGAAGATCCCAGTCTGGACCTGGACATTTTCATGAGACAGGAAGTGCTGCCTGCTGCCGCCACCATCCTCTGA